The Armatimonadia bacterium genome contains the following window.
CTATGGCCGAGTCTCACGCTATGGCGTCATCGCCTACGCTTCCTCCCTCGACCAGGTCGGCCCGCTGTGCAAGGACGTGCGCGACTGCGCGATGCTCATGCAGGTCCTTGCCGGCCCCGATCCCCTCGACTCCACCTGCGCCACCTTCGAGCCGCCTGACTATGTCGCCTCTCTCGACCAGGGCGTCAAGGGCATGAAGGCGGGTGTCATCAAGGAGCTCGTCTACGGCGAGGGCATCCACCAGCCTGTCAAGGAAGCCGTCCTCAAGACCGTCGACAAGCTCCAGGCCGCCGGGATGGAGTGCGAGGAAGTCAGCCTGCCCAACATCGACTACTCGCTGCCCGTCTACTACATCATCGCTCCGGCAGAGTGCTCCTCGAACCTGGCCCGCTACGACGGCGTCCGCTATGGTCTTCGCACCGTCGAGGACGTCGACGACATCCACGACCTCTTCGCCAAGACCCGTGGTGAGAGCTTCGGCGAGGAAGTCCGCCTGCGAATTATGCTGGGCACCTACGCCCTCAGCGCAGGCTACTACGATGCCTACTACAAGAAGGCGCTGCAGGTCCGCACTCTCATCAAGCGTGACTTCGACGCCGCCTTCGAGAAGTTCGATGTCCTCATCTCGCCGACGTCGCCCTGTGTTGCCTGGGGCTTCGGCGAGTTCGACCAGATGGCCCTCAAGCTGGCCGACATCTGCACCATCCCGGTGAACATCGCCGGTATCGGCGCCATGAGCGTGCCCTGCGGCTACCAGGACCATCTCCCGATCGGGATGCAGATCATGGGCGCACCCTTCACCGAGGACAAGATCCTTCGCGTCGGCTACGCCTGTGAGCAGAGCCGCTAACTTCCCGCATCACCACGCACCAAAAAGGGGCGACTGTTTCAGTCGCCCCTTTTGCATGTCTCGAATCCACCCCGCCCTTGCTGACTAACCCTTCTTGACCTCGCACCGTGCCACTGCCAGATCGCCTGTCCCCAGCACGCTGAGCCGGAAGTCCGCCCCGTTGCTCCGGTTGGCGAACTTGGCGTCCTCGATCTGGAAGGTCGCCGTCTTCCACTCCTCCGTGTTGCCGAGGGTCACCTTCCCGCCGGGCTTGAAGGCGCCTTCACGAACCGAACCCGCCGGGTCCTGCGAGTCATACTGGAGCTCGAAGGCCTCACACCCCGCATCCCGGTACTCGACCGAGATGGTGAGGGGCTGTGGGTCAAGGTCGAAGGCGAAGCTGTCATCCAGCCGGAAGTACAGGTACTTCGCCCCATAGGGATTGGTTGCGGTCTGCACACAGGGCCGCCCACGCAGCACGATCGGCACACTGATCCCGTCGCCGCTGGAGGGCACCTGGATACCTCCGTCCTTGCCACCCTCACCAAAGGTGCTGGAGATCAAGGTAGCCGCGCCGTAGGGCTCCAGCGCCACCTTCAGACGCTCGTTGTTGTGGAAGGCGTCGGCATACTTCCGGGTCAGGTCGATGTACTGGCGGCCGGTCTCCCGGGAGTTCGCCACGTCGGTGCCCTCGTGGAACTCGTTCCAGGTCTCCACCATCGCCAGCCA
Protein-coding sequences here:
- the gatA gene encoding Asp-tRNA(Asn)/Glu-tRNA(Gln) amidotransferase subunit GatA, translated to MSLTDLTVCQLSEKLQAKELSARDVVAACYARIAEVEDDVKAFVCLTREAAEKKAATIDELRAAGQPLGPLAGIPIGVKDLFCTNGVPTTCCSKILEPFVPPYDATTWARCDAAGMPMIGKTNMDEFAMGSSTENSAVQVTRNPLDLGKVPGGSSGGSAACVAAGEAFCALGTDTGGSIRQPASLCGIVGLKPTYGRVSRYGVIAYASSLDQVGPLCKDVRDCAMLMQVLAGPDPLDSTCATFEPPDYVASLDQGVKGMKAGVIKELVYGEGIHQPVKEAVLKTVDKLQAAGMECEEVSLPNIDYSLPVYYIIAPAECSSNLARYDGVRYGLRTVEDVDDIHDLFAKTRGESFGEEVRLRIMLGTYALSAGYYDAYYKKALQVRTLIKRDFDAAFEKFDVLISPTSPCVAWGFGEFDQMALKLADICTIPVNIAGIGAMSVPCGYQDHLPIGMQIMGAPFTEDKILRVGYACEQSR